A window of the Streptomyces sp. JB150 genome harbors these coding sequences:
- a CDS encoding LysR family transcriptional regulator, whose amino-acid sequence MDVELRHLRCLVAIADEGSFTDAALTLGVSQAAVSRTLAALERALGVRLLRRTSRAVTPTAAGQRVLAHARRVLAEVDDLVREATTGRDELRIGYAWAALGRHTLPFQRRWGAAHPETGLHLVRVNSPTAGLLEGMCDLAVVRRPLDDRRFDSAIVGLERRLCALAADDPLARRRSVRLADLAARVLLVDRRTGTTTPELWPPDARPATEEIHDVDDWLTVIATGRCIGVTAESTANQYRRPGVVYRPVRDAEPVAVRLAWWRDDPHPAGQAVLELLTGLYRGQ is encoded by the coding sequence ATGGATGTGGAACTGCGTCATCTGCGCTGCCTCGTCGCCATCGCCGACGAGGGCTCCTTCACCGACGCCGCGCTCACGCTCGGCGTCTCCCAGGCGGCGGTCTCGCGGACGCTCGCCGCGCTGGAGCGCGCCCTCGGCGTGCGGCTGCTGCGCCGTACGTCCCGCGCGGTGACGCCGACGGCGGCCGGGCAGCGGGTGCTGGCGCACGCCCGGCGGGTGCTGGCCGAGGTGGACGACCTGGTCCGGGAGGCCACGACCGGCCGGGACGAGCTGCGGATCGGCTACGCCTGGGCGGCGCTCGGCCGCCACACCCTGCCCTTCCAGCGCCGCTGGGGCGCCGCCCACCCGGAGACCGGGCTGCACCTCGTGCGCGTCAACTCGCCCACCGCCGGGCTGCTGGAGGGCATGTGCGACCTCGCGGTGGTGCGCAGGCCGCTGGACGACCGGCGTTTCGACTCCGCGATCGTCGGCCTGGAGCGGCGGCTGTGCGCCCTGGCCGCCGACGACCCGCTGGCCCGGCGCCGCTCGGTGCGGCTGGCCGATCTCGCCGCGCGGGTGCTGCTGGTGGACCGCCGTACCGGCACGACCACCCCGGAGCTGTGGCCGCCGGACGCCCGTCCGGCGACCGAGGAGATCCACGACGTGGACGACTGGCTCACCGTCATCGCCACCGGCCGGTGCATCGGCGTGACCGCCGAGTCCACCGCGAACCAGTACCGGCGGCCCGGCGTGGTCTACCGCCCGGTGCGCGACGCCGAGCCGGTCGCCGTACGCCTGGCGTGGTGGCGGGACGATCCGCACCCGGCCGGCCAGGCGGTCCTGGAACTGCTCACCGGGCTGTACCGCGGGCAATGA
- a CDS encoding M12 family metallopeptidase encodes MTARYCSLAQQPAPAFAPGLAAERIGALVRGHRMWVNNTVLHYCFFTDHTDGSVIPVPGTGETRRVPWAGTKEQQDVVRECFDEWQDLGIGLTFTEVTDRSEAELRIGFQPGGGSWSLVGRDALRAGLHERTMNFGWDLTAPGERATVLHEIGHALGMTHEHQNPGAGIHWDDEAVYEELAGPPNFWSRDRTYVNILRKLDRDEVNGAVWDPQSIMEYPFPPGLILEPEQYRAGLHPPGTLSTADQEFARRWYPPAGTGDPPALVPFRSAALRLAPGGQADFTVEPPETREYRVGVFGAADTVVVVFEERDGEPRYLTAHDDGGTPANATVRARLVKGRRYFVRVRLYSAWGSGETAVMCW; translated from the coding sequence ATGACCGCACGCTACTGCTCCCTCGCGCAGCAGCCCGCCCCCGCCTTCGCGCCGGGGCTGGCCGCCGAGCGGATCGGTGCGCTCGTCCGGGGCCACCGGATGTGGGTCAACAACACGGTGCTGCACTACTGCTTCTTCACCGACCACACCGACGGCTCCGTGATCCCCGTGCCGGGGACCGGGGAGACCCGGCGGGTGCCGTGGGCGGGCACCAAGGAACAGCAGGACGTGGTCCGGGAGTGCTTCGACGAGTGGCAGGACCTCGGGATCGGACTGACCTTCACGGAGGTGACCGACCGGTCGGAGGCCGAGCTGCGCATCGGTTTCCAGCCCGGCGGCGGCTCCTGGTCGCTCGTGGGCCGGGACGCCCTGCGGGCCGGCCTGCACGAGCGCACCATGAACTTCGGCTGGGACCTGACCGCGCCCGGGGAGCGCGCGACGGTCCTGCACGAGATCGGGCACGCGCTGGGCATGACGCACGAGCACCAGAACCCGGGCGCCGGCATCCACTGGGACGACGAGGCCGTGTACGAGGAACTGGCCGGTCCGCCCAACTTCTGGAGCCGGGACCGGACGTACGTCAACATACTGCGCAAGCTGGACCGGGACGAGGTGAACGGCGCGGTCTGGGACCCGCAGTCGATCATGGAGTACCCGTTCCCGCCGGGGCTGATCCTGGAGCCGGAGCAGTACCGCGCGGGCCTGCATCCGCCGGGCACGCTGTCCACCGCGGACCAGGAGTTCGCGCGGCGCTGGTATCCGCCGGCCGGCACCGGGGACCCGCCCGCGCTGGTGCCCTTCCGTTCGGCGGCGCTGCGTCTGGCGCCCGGCGGGCAGGCCGACTTCACCGTCGAGCCGCCGGAGACCCGTGAGTACCGCGTGGGGGTCTTCGGCGCCGCCGACACCGTCGTCGTGGTCTTCGAGGAACGCGACGGCGAACCGCGCTACCTCACCGCCCACGACGACGGCGGCACCCCCGCCAACGCCACCGTCCGGGCCCGGCTCGTCAAGGGCCGCCGCTACTTCGTCCGCGTGCGCCTGTACTCGGCGTGGGGTTCGGGAGAGACGGCCGTCATGTGCTGGTGA